GAGTGGCCGGTAAAGCCCCTGTCTTCCGAGAGGCCCATAATGGCGCGTATCAAGTCCCAACCGTTGCGGAACCAGTCTTTGCTCCCCATAGGCCATAGCGGACCTGTGGGGTAATTCAAGATGCGATCCCGCATTCTTTCCATGACCCGCACGGACATAGGCACGGAACGGGCAGTGCCGTTTTTGGATTTCCAGATGTGGATATGCCCGGATTCAAAGTTTACAGCCTTCGCATCCACTCGCCAGAGCTCGCTCATACGCAGGCCCGTGTCGATAAGCACCTCAAAGGCGTCCCGGTGGTCGAGCTTGCCGACATGCTCAAAGAGCTCACTGACGCGGTTTTCCTCTTCCTCGGCGATCTCCCGCCTGATGCTCACGTCAGAGACTTTCCTGCGGGGCATCTTGACGATGTTGCCCTCTAATTGATTATATTCTTTCGCTATTTCCAGCATCATGTTGATGCAGGAGAGTTTTTTGTTGATTGTGCTGTTCCCGTTCTCCTCGTCATCGATGAGGTGGGTACCCGGTACGCCACCTACCCAGACTTGTGTGCGGTTAATGATTGTAGATAGTTAGGGCATTGATTGCACAGACTGATTGCACGAGGGGGGAAAATGTGGGGAAGCGCGGCCGGATTGCTGGCGGATAAAGGAGCGGTTTGATCTGATATAAGGAAGTAAAATCATCTACTTAGAATGAAAAGGAGGGGGTAAGGGGGAAAATCAAGAAGATAGTATATCGTTAACCCTCTCGGATTTTTGCCGCAGAACATTTTGGTCTGGATCGTGGCCGTCTCCCTGGACACGCTGGCGCTGCCCGCCGTTACCCTGGACACCCGGCTGTCACCTGCCGTCACGTCTGACACCACCTAAGTGTACTTAAGTAATCTTAAGGGGGCCTTCCCTTGGTGTTCCCTCTTAAGTGAGCTCTAATTATAACATCCTGTACTGGCAGGAGAAATCGGGG
The DNA window shown above is from uncultured delta proteobacterium and carries:
- a CDS encoding hypothetical protein (Evidence 5 : No homology to any previously reported sequences), whose amino-acid sequence is MMLEIAKEYNQLEGNIVKMPRRKVSDVSIRREIAEEEENRVSELFEHVGKLDHRDAFEVLIDTGLRMSELWRVDAKAVNFESGHIHIWKSKNGTARSVPMSVRVMERMRDRILNYPTGPLWPMGSKDWFRNGWDLIRAIMGLSEDRGFTGHSCRHTACSRLVRGGMPLPDVMRWMGHKDMRVTMRYAHLAPGQLMQGIDAMKRAKEMERARVARMAGMTEYRGGSVPLPAPLVVVEEGEAHTETPDIIIRRAKPMPTPPDASEDGFAIAPPPDVIVQRGDPEMPLQ
- a CDS encoding hypothetical protein (Evidence 5 : No homology to any previously reported sequences), with amino-acid sequence MPQNILVWIVAVSLDTLALPAVTLDTRLSPAVTSDTT